A single window of Microbacterium oryzae DNA harbors:
- a CDS encoding helix-turn-helix transcriptional regulator translates to MIGHALVETFAADAASRTWRTPEGRAEFAAVARPGATFGGRTLAEAGLTIADAANSELLQHHPLLRWYRLTRTITPQTMDRVPKAVCLTSRSGEVSELMSAHGLARQLAIPLSASERDGAAVVLCRCRGEDFSDEDLEVATRIAPLFRALRTQVELLREVPSAGPTSALSDRELAVLALVARGCTAFAIASQLQCAPRTVEKHLEHVYRKLGVCDRVSAVRVAHATGVLGRPAAAR, encoded by the coding sequence GTGATCGGCCACGCCCTCGTCGAGACCTTCGCCGCGGATGCCGCATCTCGAACCTGGCGGACCCCAGAGGGTCGCGCCGAGTTCGCCGCTGTCGCGCGTCCGGGTGCGACGTTCGGCGGCCGCACGCTCGCCGAAGCGGGGTTGACGATCGCGGATGCCGCCAACTCCGAACTGCTGCAGCATCATCCGCTCCTGCGGTGGTACCGACTCACTCGGACGATCACTCCACAGACGATGGATCGGGTGCCGAAAGCGGTCTGCCTCACGTCACGCTCGGGCGAGGTCAGCGAACTCATGAGCGCGCACGGCCTGGCGCGTCAGCTTGCCATCCCGCTGTCCGCGTCCGAGAGAGATGGAGCTGCCGTGGTCCTGTGCCGCTGTCGGGGCGAGGACTTCAGCGACGAGGACCTCGAGGTCGCGACGCGCATCGCACCGCTCTTCCGCGCCCTTCGGACGCAAGTGGAGCTGCTTCGCGAGGTCCCGTCAGCCGGCCCTACGTCGGCGCTGAGCGATCGCGAGCTCGCCGTCTTGGCGCTCGTCGCCCGAGGCTGCACCGCGTTCGCTATCGCGTCGCAGCTGCAGTGCGCACCCCGCACCGTCGAGAAGCATCTCGAGCACGTCTACCGCAAGCTCGGCGTCTGCGACCGCGTGAGCGCGGTGCGCGTCGCGCACGCGACCGGCGTCCTGGGTCGACCCGCCGCGGCCCGCTGA
- a CDS encoding OmpA family protein: MAQTATRWAIGALAGANLPMPVSKYKLDKLWAGGALFSLLNQEAWVARDATAYGLGLTVGLPIGKIGSHTVELPTRSVSVDVSYEQFEAPKPLRFADFNGMSFRFTTATLGLIGGYTRSYLTLWDGPPYFGDQVAYVAFGDWGFALLPGGSVVHGRMQVLDSGSIYGTPAVPRMMPPLNRDDPLPEPFRYMQIAAKEGPSIRLPGDTLFDFDKSAVRREAEPELLYLLDLLNNRRKYAVTIEGHTDLTGTSAYNRDLSLRRAASVKRWLLERKAEGAKDYRVIGYGESRPIASNRTRAGRALNRRVTVTGSWNLVG, from the coding sequence ATGGCTCAGACCGCCACCCGGTGGGCAATCGGTGCGCTCGCGGGCGCGAATCTTCCGATGCCGGTATCGAAATACAAGCTCGACAAGCTTTGGGCGGGTGGCGCCCTCTTCAGCCTCCTGAATCAGGAGGCATGGGTCGCGAGGGACGCCACCGCTTACGGACTAGGGCTTACCGTGGGCTTGCCCATCGGCAAGATCGGAAGCCACACGGTCGAGTTGCCCACTCGAAGCGTCTCCGTGGATGTGTCCTACGAACAATTCGAGGCGCCGAAACCCCTGCGTTTTGCGGACTTCAATGGCATGTCCTTTCGATTTACCACGGCCACCCTCGGGCTCATAGGAGGATATACGCGGTCGTACCTCACTCTGTGGGACGGACCGCCCTACTTCGGAGACCAAGTCGCGTACGTGGCTTTCGGGGATTGGGGGTTTGCGCTCCTGCCCGGCGGAAGCGTCGTGCACGGCCGTATGCAAGTTCTCGACAGCGGGTCAATATACGGGACGCCAGCCGTTCCACGGATGATGCCACCGCTCAACCGCGACGATCCCCTTCCCGAACCATTCCGGTACATGCAGATTGCGGCAAAGGAAGGACCATCGATCCGATTGCCAGGTGACACGCTTTTCGATTTTGACAAGTCCGCGGTTCGGAGGGAGGCTGAACCAGAGTTACTATACTTGCTCGACCTCCTGAACAATCGGCGCAAATACGCCGTCACTATCGAAGGCCATACTGACTTGACTGGCACAAGCGCGTACAACCGCGACCTTTCGCTGCGACGCGCGGCCTCTGTGAAGCGATGGCTACTCGAGCGGAAGGCAGAGGGCGCAAAGGACTATCGAGTCATCGGATACGGGGAGTCGCGTCCCATCGCTTCAAACCGCACGCGTGCGGGTCGCGCATTGAACCGCCGTGTGACGGTCACCGGCAGTTGGAATTTGGTCGGATAG
- a CDS encoding tyrosine-type recombinase/integrase, with product MARPQILPGETGKITTKPLPGGNFQARARTRDDTGALRDLWATAATEKAAIAEIKRQAAQTGTGGVAGLSPSSTIADAVPLWLAQVEARANAGSLTFSTYESYETTARMILIPACGGVRFDQLTVGRCDRILQRILEEQTVSKARRARAVMSLLCGYAVRDEALTRNPVRDVQRLPTPEKKTSALTAAQVNAIRDLMTKWRSTRNAGPRPNYRALIDGMDIMLGTSARVGELLGLRRCDVDMTADPPVVLVDGTIVSTRSQGLHRKKAPKRARQRRSIALPAMAAAAVRRRLALAGPGEEAYLFPTKTGRPMSVSNYERLLRTFVDDNHTDLVRLHVDVDEYTTHLYRRTVATLVERAAGITLASRLLGHANEQITRASYVVSAVEVDPITTEILDEILGHESTL from the coding sequence ATGGCTAGGCCGCAGATCCTTCCCGGCGAGACCGGGAAGATCACCACGAAACCCCTCCCCGGTGGCAACTTCCAGGCAAGGGCGCGCACCCGTGATGACACCGGCGCGCTGCGCGATCTGTGGGCGACCGCCGCCACCGAGAAGGCCGCGATCGCGGAGATCAAACGCCAGGCCGCGCAGACGGGCACCGGCGGCGTGGCGGGCTTGTCGCCATCCAGCACGATCGCCGACGCGGTTCCGCTGTGGCTTGCACAGGTGGAAGCGCGGGCGAACGCGGGGAGCCTGACATTCTCGACGTACGAGTCCTACGAGACGACGGCGCGGATGATCCTGATCCCGGCCTGCGGGGGAGTGCGATTCGATCAGCTCACCGTAGGCAGGTGCGACCGGATCCTGCAACGCATCCTTGAAGAGCAGACCGTGTCAAAGGCCCGTAGGGCCCGCGCGGTGATGAGCCTCCTGTGCGGGTACGCCGTGCGTGACGAAGCACTGACCCGCAACCCGGTCCGCGACGTGCAACGACTGCCCACACCGGAGAAAAAGACGTCCGCGCTCACCGCCGCACAGGTCAACGCCATCCGAGACCTCATGACGAAGTGGCGATCTACCCGCAACGCCGGGCCGCGACCGAACTACCGGGCACTGATCGACGGCATGGACATCATGCTGGGCACCTCTGCCCGCGTCGGTGAGCTCCTCGGGTTGCGCAGATGCGATGTGGACATGACGGCCGACCCTCCGGTGGTGTTGGTGGACGGGACGATCGTTTCCACGAGGTCGCAGGGCCTTCACCGCAAGAAGGCTCCCAAACGTGCTCGTCAACGGCGAAGCATCGCGCTACCTGCTATGGCTGCCGCCGCCGTCAGACGGCGGCTGGCATTGGCGGGGCCGGGAGAGGAGGCATACCTGTTTCCTACGAAGACCGGCCGGCCGATGAGCGTGAGCAACTATGAACGCCTGCTGCGCACCTTCGTCGACGACAACCACACCGACTTGGTCAGACTCCACGTTGACGTCGACGAGTACACAACCCACCTGTACCGGCGCACCGTCGCCACCCTGGTAGAACGCGCCGCCGGCATCACACTCGCTTCACGCCTGCTCGGACACGCGAACGAACAGATCACGCGCGCAAGCTACGTCGTCTCGGCCGTCGAAGTCGACCCCATCACCACCGAGATCCTCGACGAGATCCTCGGACACGAATCTACTTTGTGA
- a CDS encoding helix-turn-helix domain-containing protein — MSDISPVVPDFLTQHQVAEKLQVPERTLEDWRLHHVGPPFSKLGRHVRYADVDVAEWTRAHRHG, encoded by the coding sequence ATGAGCGACATCTCACCGGTGGTTCCGGACTTCCTGACCCAGCACCAGGTGGCGGAGAAGCTACAGGTGCCCGAGCGCACGCTCGAGGACTGGCGGCTGCATCACGTAGGGCCGCCGTTCTCGAAGCTCGGCAGGCACGTCCGCTACGCGGATGTAGACGTCGCGGAGTGGACTCGGGCGCATCGACATGGCTAG
- the gltX gene encoding glutamate--tRNA ligase, whose product MSAPDPRTTTATGADVRVRFCPSPTGLPHVGLVRTALFNWAYARHHGGKLVFRIEDTDAARDSEESYRQLLDALRWLRIDWDEGVEVGGPHAPYRQSLRHDIYREVLDKLLAAGLVYESFSTAEEIDARNEAAGRAKQLGYDNFDRDLTDEQKAAFRAEGRQPALRLRVPDEDLTYVDLIRGEVTFPAGSFPDFVIVRPNGIPLYTFVNPVDDALMGITHVLRGEDLMPSTARQLSLYRALIDADVTTFIPRFGHMPLVLGDGTKKLSKRDPRADLFLQREKGMIPEGLLNYLALLGWSIGPDRDVFSLEEFVAAFDIEAVNPNPARFDQKKAESINGDHIRMLAPEDFAERIVPYLAEAGLVDEIPTDGQRALLTQAAPLIQERLPLLGDAPGLLGFLFSNEIEYAEDALSGLPANAAEVLTACLAALEEVPEDAFAAAAIQGALSAKLVDELGLKPRVAYGPPRVAITGRRVSPPLFESMELLGKPESLRRLTALVEKLG is encoded by the coding sequence CCCGATCCCCGCACCACGACCGCCACCGGCGCTGACGTGCGCGTGCGCTTCTGCCCGTCGCCCACCGGCCTGCCCCACGTCGGCCTCGTCCGCACCGCCCTGTTCAACTGGGCCTACGCCCGCCACCACGGCGGCAAGCTCGTCTTCCGCATCGAGGACACCGACGCCGCCCGCGACAGCGAGGAGAGCTACCGGCAGCTCCTCGACGCGCTGCGCTGGCTCCGGATCGACTGGGACGAGGGCGTCGAGGTCGGCGGCCCGCACGCTCCCTACCGGCAGTCGCTGCGCCACGACATCTACCGCGAGGTGCTCGACAAGCTGCTCGCCGCGGGGCTCGTGTACGAGAGCTTCTCGACCGCCGAGGAGATCGACGCCCGCAACGAGGCCGCCGGACGCGCGAAGCAGCTCGGCTACGACAACTTCGACCGCGACCTCACCGACGAGCAGAAGGCGGCCTTCCGCGCCGAGGGCCGTCAGCCCGCGCTCCGCCTGCGGGTGCCGGACGAGGACCTCACCTACGTCGACCTCATCCGCGGCGAGGTGACGTTCCCGGCCGGCTCCTTCCCGGACTTCGTCATCGTGCGACCCAACGGCATCCCGCTGTACACGTTCGTGAACCCCGTCGACGACGCGCTCATGGGCATCACCCACGTGCTCCGCGGCGAGGACCTCATGCCGTCGACCGCGCGCCAGCTCTCGCTCTACCGTGCGCTCATCGACGCCGACGTCACCACCTTCATCCCGCGCTTCGGCCACATGCCGCTGGTGCTCGGCGACGGCACGAAGAAGCTGTCGAAGCGCGACCCTCGCGCCGACCTCTTCCTGCAGCGCGAGAAGGGCATGATCCCCGAGGGACTGCTGAACTACCTCGCGCTTCTCGGATGGTCGATCGGCCCCGACCGCGACGTGTTCTCACTCGAGGAGTTCGTCGCCGCCTTCGACATCGAGGCCGTGAACCCGAACCCGGCCCGCTTCGACCAGAAGAAGGCCGAGTCGATCAACGGCGACCACATCCGCATGCTCGCGCCCGAGGACTTCGCCGAGCGGATCGTGCCGTACCTCGCCGAGGCCGGCCTCGTCGACGAGATCCCGACGGATGGCCAGCGTGCGCTGCTCACGCAGGCCGCGCCGCTCATCCAGGAGCGTCTGCCGCTGCTCGGCGACGCACCGGGCCTCCTGGGCTTCCTGTTCTCGAACGAGATCGAGTACGCCGAGGACGCGCTCTCCGGGCTTCCCGCCAACGCGGCGGAGGTGCTCACGGCATGCCTCGCGGCCCTCGAGGAGGTGCCGGAGGACGCGTTCGCGGCCGCGGCCATCCAGGGCGCGCTGAGCGCGAAGCTGGTGGACGAGCTGGGCCTCAAGCCTCGCGTCGCCTACGGCCCGCCGCGTGTGGCCATCACCGGCCGTCGCGTCTCGCCGCCGCTGTTCGAGTCGATGGAGCTGCTCGGCAAGCCCGAGTCGCTGCGCCGCCTCACCGCGCTGGTGGAGAAGCTCGGCTGA